The following proteins come from a genomic window of Micromonospora echinofusca:
- a CDS encoding BMC domain-containing protein, with translation MSSDIAIGIVETRGLVALSAGIEAMIKTADVRCVAVERVTSGYLAVAVRGTLAAVRQAVSAGEAAIRAHGELRSSQVYPKPHPTTAALLDAPEPARIREVIAGLRGETDGAR, from the coding sequence ATGTCCTCCGACATCGCGATCGGAATCGTCGAGACCCGCGGCCTGGTGGCCCTCTCGGCGGGGATCGAAGCCATGATCAAGACCGCCGACGTCCGGTGCGTGGCCGTGGAGCGGGTCACCAGCGGCTACCTCGCGGTCGCCGTCCGGGGCACCCTCGCCGCCGTACGCCAGGCCGTCTCCGCCGGGGAGGCCGCCATCCGCGCCCACGGCGAGCTGCGCAGCTCCCAGGTCTACCCCAAGCCCCACCCGACCACGGCGGCCCTGCTGGACGCGCCCGAACCGGCCCGCATCCGCGAGGTCATCGCCGGCCTGCGGGGAGAAACCGATGGTGCTCGGTGA
- a CDS encoding BMC domain-containing protein codes for MRNVAVGFVEAEGFTPIFDAVDAMVKATEVEVTKVVRLGGGIVAVAVRGDLATVEEAVDIGEETARTRSRSVRSIVFASPCDAVSALAAEPDLVGN; via the coding sequence ATGCGAAACGTGGCCGTGGGCTTCGTCGAAGCCGAGGGTTTCACCCCGATCTTCGACGCCGTCGACGCGATGGTGAAGGCCACCGAGGTCGAGGTGACCAAGGTCGTACGCCTCGGCGGCGGCATCGTCGCGGTCGCCGTGCGCGGCGACCTCGCCACCGTCGAGGAGGCGGTGGACATCGGCGAGGAGACCGCCCGTACGCGCAGCCGCTCGGTGCGCTCGATCGTCTTCGCCAGCCCCTGCGACGCGGTGAGCGCGCTGGCCGCCGAGCCTGACCTCGTCGGCAACTGA
- a CDS encoding DODA-type extradiol aromatic ring-opening family dioxygenase, translated as MADRTGIVAGALLPGMPHLLAKEPAPSWKALATAARDVGERLRRLEPDVVLLLSTQWFTVLGHQFQCDPNPRGEHVDENWYAYDYGELRYDLRFDVEFSERWADRVQADGKQARRTRYEGFPIDTGTIVTSALLDPERKLRWAQVSCNLYADADTLADVGRAGAAAARDAGVRAAVVVVSGLSSGLIQQWIEPAQDHIGAPAHEQWNTRVLDLLTAGKVDEALAIREDYARQAQADSQFRALAFAAGTGAASGPAQLHAYGPIWGTGAAVLSWNLPERP; from the coding sequence ATGGCTGACCGGACCGGAATCGTCGCCGGGGCGCTCCTGCCCGGCATGCCCCACCTGCTCGCGAAGGAACCCGCACCGAGCTGGAAGGCGCTGGCCACGGCCGCACGTGACGTGGGCGAGCGCCTGCGCCGGCTGGAGCCCGACGTCGTCCTGCTGCTGTCCACCCAGTGGTTCACCGTCCTCGGCCACCAGTTCCAGTGCGACCCCAACCCGCGCGGCGAACACGTCGACGAGAACTGGTACGCCTACGACTACGGGGAGCTCCGCTACGACCTGCGCTTCGACGTGGAGTTCAGCGAGCGGTGGGCCGACCGGGTGCAGGCCGACGGCAAGCAGGCGCGCCGCACCCGCTACGAGGGCTTCCCCATCGACACCGGCACCATCGTCACCTCGGCGCTGCTCGACCCGGAGCGCAAGCTGCGCTGGGCGCAGGTCTCCTGCAACCTGTACGCCGACGCCGACACCCTCGCCGATGTCGGCCGGGCCGGTGCCGCCGCCGCCCGCGACGCCGGCGTACGCGCCGCCGTCGTCGTGGTCAGCGGCCTGTCCTCCGGGCTGATCCAACAGTGGATCGAACCCGCCCAGGACCACATCGGCGCGCCCGCGCACGAGCAGTGGAACACCCGCGTACTCGACCTGCTCACCGCCGGCAAGGTCGACGAGGCGCTCGCGATCCGCGAGGACTACGCCCGGCAGGCGCAGGCGGACAGCCAGTTCCGGGCCCTCGCGTTCGCCGCCGGGACCGGCGCCGCGAGCGGCCCCGCGCAACTGCACGCGTACGGCCCGATCTGGGGCACCGGCGCCGCCGTCCTGTCCTGGAACCTGCCCGAGCGTCCCTGA
- a CDS encoding DODA-type extradiol aromatic ring-opening family dioxygenase yields the protein MSRVFRVPVATTTPRAGRGTGAGSAPAPQAAPARAGIVAGCLSPHPPHLIYAENPPQNEPRSTGGWETLRWAYERLRKRIQEVHRPDVLIVHAPHWITMVGHHVNCAPNPRGISVEPIFPHLFRYRYDFRTDVELGEAIVEEASDLGLVARAMRDPRVRVDYATIGALHLANPAWDIPVVSLSANNNPYFYSDASLEEMEVLGEATRRAVEATGRRAVLLASNSLSHLHWHEEPELPEDMEREHPYNNHQYRWDMKLLEAIRRGPTAPLRELITEHIEATASETKAGSLTWLLAAMGWPKVAGDVLGYGTIIGTGNAVVEWLPEGSPHG from the coding sequence GTGAGCCGCGTCTTCCGGGTGCCGGTGGCGACGACCACCCCCCGCGCCGGTCGCGGCACCGGCGCCGGCAGCGCCCCGGCCCCGCAGGCCGCGCCCGCCCGGGCCGGCATCGTCGCCGGCTGCCTCAGCCCGCACCCGCCGCACCTGATCTACGCGGAGAACCCGCCGCAGAACGAACCCCGCTCCACCGGCGGCTGGGAGACGCTGCGCTGGGCCTACGAGCGGCTGCGCAAGCGCATCCAGGAGGTGCACCGCCCCGACGTGCTGATCGTGCACGCGCCGCACTGGATCACGATGGTCGGCCACCACGTCAACTGCGCACCGAACCCGCGCGGCATCTCCGTGGAGCCGATCTTCCCGCACCTCTTCCGCTACCGCTACGACTTCCGCACCGACGTCGAACTCGGCGAGGCCATCGTCGAGGAGGCCAGCGACCTCGGCCTGGTCGCCCGCGCGATGCGCGACCCCCGCGTACGCGTCGACTACGCCACCATCGGCGCCCTGCACCTGGCCAACCCCGCCTGGGACATCCCCGTGGTCTCCCTGTCGGCGAACAACAACCCGTACTTCTACTCCGACGCGTCCCTGGAGGAGATGGAGGTGCTCGGCGAGGCCACCCGCCGTGCCGTCGAGGCCACCGGCCGCCGCGCCGTGCTGCTCGCCTCCAACTCCCTGTCGCACCTGCACTGGCACGAGGAGCCGGAGCTGCCGGAGGACATGGAACGCGAACACCCGTACAACAACCACCAGTACCGGTGGGACATGAAGCTGCTCGAAGCGATCCGCCGGGGGCCGACCGCCCCGCTGCGGGAACTCATCACCGAACACATCGAGGCCACCGCGTCGGAGACGAAGGCCGGCAGCCTCACCTGGCTGCTCGCCGCGATGGGCTGGCCCAAGGTCGCCGGAGACGTGCTCGGCTACGGCACGATCATCGGCACCGGAAACGCCGTCGTCGAGTGGCTGCCCGAGGGGAGCCCCCATGGCTGA
- a CDS encoding hydantoinase B/oxoprolinase family protein — MTVNPIDLEVVTESLISIVREMRQTIFRTAHSPVIADAQDFSCALFDPSGQMVAQGRDMPGHVIAMPASVAEIFADFAAEMRPGDLYIVNDPYRGGSHLNDVTLISPVFVDGQMFLFPCVRMHWADIGGMTPGSVSGQATEILQEGLRIPPIRLIEAGRPNRAAFDILFANVRMAEERRGDLESSIAACHTAQRRLRELVDRWGTGLILDCVAANMDRTEQRLRDMIRSLPDGTYRYEDYLDLYTDGDYDAAIVRCRLIVDGDEIEADFRGSSTQVAAVVNSSRAMTVAGVFIAVKSALDPGGLVNHGAFRPLRVLTEPGTVVHVAYPAPANAHSEVRKRVISAVMAALSQVAPDLIAADQFGTTFQNLIGGVDEHTGQPYLYYDYPAGGNGGFLESDGPSAMNPVDLGDISTIQSVERLETEIPILVEACELRAGSCGDGTHRGGLGSRRETRLLASGGSYSVQTDRTTVPPYGLRHGGPGAPTVTHLRRADGRRVDFDTPGKIAGFPMRAGDVLVMESAGGGGWGDPLDRAPDAVAEDVRQDYLTGDEARQRYGVVLDDAGGADRAATAELRQRLRAERNWLRLATTERPAYTGRRGQRRLAYVAPGSGLAEESLVELHGVHPAPLRAWLRHDAALAADEIALDDDGMRILGATAEHRAYVRVLAGEGRS; from the coding sequence ATGACCGTGAATCCGATCGACCTGGAAGTCGTCACCGAGAGTCTCATCTCGATCGTCCGCGAGATGCGGCAGACGATCTTCCGTACCGCGCACTCGCCGGTGATCGCCGACGCCCAGGACTTCTCCTGCGCACTCTTCGACCCCTCCGGGCAGATGGTCGCCCAGGGCCGGGACATGCCGGGACACGTCATCGCCATGCCGGCCTCGGTGGCCGAGATCTTCGCCGACTTCGCCGCCGAGATGCGCCCCGGAGACCTCTACATCGTCAACGACCCGTACCGGGGCGGCAGCCACCTCAACGACGTCACCCTGATCAGCCCGGTCTTCGTCGACGGGCAGATGTTCCTCTTCCCCTGCGTCCGGATGCACTGGGCCGACATCGGCGGCATGACCCCCGGCAGCGTCTCCGGCCAGGCCACCGAGATCCTCCAGGAAGGGCTGCGGATCCCGCCGATCAGGCTGATCGAGGCCGGCCGACCCAACCGGGCCGCCTTCGACATCCTCTTCGCCAACGTCCGGATGGCCGAGGAACGCCGCGGCGACCTCGAGTCCAGCATCGCCGCCTGCCACACGGCGCAGCGCCGGCTGCGGGAACTCGTCGACCGCTGGGGCACCGGGCTGATCCTCGACTGCGTCGCCGCCAACATGGACCGCACCGAGCAGCGGCTGCGCGACATGATCCGGTCGCTGCCCGACGGCACCTACCGCTACGAGGACTACCTCGACCTCTACACCGACGGCGACTACGACGCCGCGATCGTGCGCTGCCGGCTGATCGTCGACGGCGACGAGATCGAAGCCGACTTCCGAGGCTCCTCCACCCAGGTCGCCGCCGTGGTCAACTCGTCGCGGGCGATGACCGTCGCCGGGGTGTTCATCGCGGTCAAGTCCGCCCTCGACCCCGGCGGCCTGGTCAACCACGGCGCGTTCCGGCCCCTGCGGGTGCTCACCGAACCCGGCACGGTGGTGCACGTCGCCTACCCGGCCCCCGCCAACGCCCACAGCGAGGTCCGCAAGCGGGTCATCTCCGCGGTGATGGCGGCGCTGAGCCAGGTGGCGCCCGACCTCATCGCCGCCGACCAGTTCGGCACCACCTTCCAGAACCTCATCGGCGGCGTCGACGAGCACACCGGTCAGCCCTACCTCTACTACGACTACCCGGCCGGCGGCAACGGCGGATTCCTCGAATCCGACGGCCCCAGCGCGATGAACCCGGTCGACCTCGGCGACATCTCCACCATCCAGTCCGTCGAACGGCTGGAGACCGAGATCCCCATCCTCGTCGAGGCCTGCGAACTGCGCGCCGGCTCCTGCGGAGACGGTACCCACCGGGGTGGCCTCGGCAGCCGACGGGAGACCCGGCTGCTGGCCAGCGGCGGGTCGTACTCGGTGCAGACCGACCGCACCACCGTCCCCCCGTACGGGCTGCGCCACGGCGGCCCCGGCGCGCCGACGGTCACCCACCTGCGCCGCGCCGACGGCCGACGGGTCGACTTCGACACCCCCGGCAAGATCGCCGGCTTCCCCATGCGGGCCGGGGACGTGCTCGTGATGGAGTCCGCCGGGGGCGGCGGCTGGGGCGACCCCCTGGACCGGGCGCCCGACGCCGTCGCCGAGGACGTCCGCCAGGACTACCTGACCGGCGACGAGGCCCGCCAGCGCTACGGCGTGGTCCTCGACGACGCCGGCGGGGCCGACCGCGCCGCCACCGCCGAGCTGCGCCAGCGGCTGCGCGCCGAGCGGAACTGGCTGCGCCTGGCCACCACCGAGCGGCCCGCCTACACCGGGCGGCGCGGCCAGCGCCGGCTCGCGTACGTCGCACCCGGCAGCGGCCTGGCCGAGGAGAGCCTCGTCGAGCTGCACGGCGTACACCCGGCGCCCCTGCGGGCCTGGCTGCGCCACGACGCCGCCCTCGCCGCCGACGAGATAGCCCTCGACGACGACGGGATGCGGATCCTCGGCGCCACCGCCGAGCACCGCGCGTACGTGCGGGTCCTCGCGGGGGAGGGACGGTCGTGA
- a CDS encoding IclR family transcriptional regulator: MSYATDPTPDEGVAPRESGTQALDRALGVLLAFRGDAVERKVSDVSRELGLHKSTASRLFRALADAGFLQRNEENGTYRLGVAVFELGARFLAGIDLHALARPLLHQLAEREGESVNLAVLEGSDAISLYVVQGTRNVQLVSRLGRRIPLWCSAAGKALLVDHDDDALRALLATVPFTAMTSNTITDLDTFVAHMATVRRQGWALNDQESEHGLRVVAAPVRDRRDRVTAAISISGPIFRLDDTRTRELTDAACRTAAELSRQLGHGFGDRWGD; this comes from the coding sequence ATGTCGTACGCCACTGACCCGACGCCCGACGAGGGCGTCGCCCCCCGCGAGTCGGGCACCCAGGCGCTGGACCGCGCCCTGGGCGTCCTGCTGGCCTTCCGGGGTGACGCCGTCGAGCGCAAGGTCAGCGATGTCAGCCGCGAACTGGGCCTGCACAAGTCCACGGCCAGCCGGCTGTTCCGCGCGCTGGCCGACGCCGGCTTCCTGCAACGCAACGAGGAGAACGGCACCTACCGCCTCGGCGTCGCGGTCTTCGAGCTGGGCGCCCGCTTCCTCGCCGGGATCGACCTGCACGCGCTGGCCCGGCCCCTGCTGCACCAGCTCGCCGAGCGGGAGGGCGAGAGCGTCAACCTCGCCGTCCTGGAGGGCTCCGACGCCATCTCGCTCTACGTCGTGCAGGGCACCCGCAACGTGCAGCTCGTCTCCCGCCTCGGCCGGCGCATCCCCCTGTGGTGCAGCGCGGCCGGCAAGGCACTGCTCGTCGACCACGACGACGACGCCCTGCGCGCCCTGCTCGCCACCGTGCCGTTCACGGCGATGACCAGCAACACCATCACCGACCTGGACACCTTCGTGGCGCACATGGCCACCGTGCGGCGGCAGGGCTGGGCGCTGAACGACCAGGAGAGCGAGCACGGGCTGCGGGTGGTGGCCGCCCCCGTACGCGACCGGCGCGACCGGGTGACCGCCGCGATCAGCATCTCCGGGCCGATCTTCCGCCTGGACGACACCCGCACCCGGGAGCTGACCGACGCCGCCTGCCGTACCGCCGCCGAGCTGTCCCGCCAGCTCGGCCACGGCTTCGGCGACCGGTGGGGCGACTGA
- a CDS encoding thiamine pyrophosphate-binding protein, translating to MRAGEAIADAIVAHGVDTIFGLLGDANMFLVADLVQRHGVRFVAARNENAAVMMADGWARATGRCGVVTVTQGPGLAVAGAALTIARQAGTPLVLIAGDTPPGDPLHVQSFPQQPFALATAGAFVPVVAPATAARDVGLAFRAAAERPGPVVLDVPIDLQDEPVPAGAVPAPAVVAYRPASPAPTDAAVAELVGLLAAARRPVLLAGRGAEAAADDVRRLADWCGAVLATTVLAAGLFAGHPYHLGVAGGLARPLTRRVLAEADLVVTLGAGLNRWTADHGALFPGARVVAVDVDARALGARWPVDLGIVGDAAVTARAVTARLEPRERPEWRSAALAAQIAEADPFDGIAFVEGSAGIDPRAFMRICARRLPARRTTVVGVGQFGGWPNLLLDSSAVDRAFIAPWEFGSIGVGLPYAVGAGVGRPDRPVVAFEGDGSLLTGLGELDTLARVGAPVLLVVLDDGGYGAEVRKFAPRGVDPALARFPARDLAAVARSLGVPAWTVTDEAGAEAALDAALPVTGPAVLHVRVLPEVTQERF from the coding sequence GTGAGGGCCGGCGAGGCGATCGCCGACGCCATCGTGGCGCACGGGGTCGACACCATCTTCGGGCTGCTCGGCGACGCCAACATGTTCCTGGTCGCGGACCTGGTCCAGCGCCACGGCGTCCGCTTCGTGGCGGCCCGCAACGAGAACGCCGCGGTGATGATGGCCGACGGCTGGGCCCGCGCCACCGGCCGGTGCGGCGTCGTCACCGTGACCCAGGGTCCCGGCCTGGCGGTCGCCGGTGCCGCGCTGACCATCGCCCGGCAGGCCGGCACGCCGCTGGTCCTGATCGCCGGCGACACCCCGCCCGGCGACCCGCTGCACGTGCAGAGCTTCCCGCAGCAGCCGTTCGCGCTGGCCACCGCCGGGGCGTTCGTGCCCGTGGTGGCGCCGGCCACCGCCGCCCGCGACGTCGGCCTGGCGTTCCGCGCCGCCGCCGAACGGCCCGGCCCGGTCGTCCTCGACGTCCCCATCGACCTCCAGGACGAGCCGGTGCCCGCCGGGGCCGTGCCCGCGCCGGCCGTCGTCGCGTACCGGCCCGCGTCGCCGGCGCCGACCGACGCGGCGGTCGCCGAACTGGTCGGCCTGCTGGCCGCCGCCCGCCGCCCGGTGCTGCTGGCCGGGCGGGGCGCCGAGGCGGCGGCCGACGACGTACGCCGGCTCGCCGACTGGTGCGGCGCGGTGCTCGCCACCACCGTGCTGGCCGCCGGGCTCTTCGCCGGCCACCCGTACCACCTGGGGGTGGCCGGGGGACTGGCCCGCCCGCTGACCCGGCGGGTGCTGGCCGAGGCGGACCTGGTGGTCACCCTCGGGGCGGGACTCAACCGGTGGACGGCCGACCACGGCGCGCTCTTCCCCGGGGCGCGGGTGGTCGCGGTCGACGTCGACGCGCGGGCGCTGGGCGCGCGCTGGCCGGTCGACCTGGGGATCGTCGGGGACGCGGCGGTCACCGCGCGGGCCGTGACGGCCCGGCTCGAGCCGCGTGAGCGCCCGGAGTGGCGCAGTGCCGCGCTGGCCGCGCAGATCGCCGAGGCCGACCCGTTCGACGGCATCGCGTTCGTCGAGGGCTCGGCGGGCATCGACCCCCGGGCGTTCATGCGGATCTGCGCCCGGCGGCTGCCCGCCCGGCGCACCACCGTGGTGGGCGTGGGGCAGTTCGGAGGCTGGCCGAACCTGCTGCTCGACTCGTCCGCCGTGGACCGCGCGTTCATCGCGCCCTGGGAGTTCGGCAGCATCGGCGTCGGCCTGCCGTACGCCGTCGGGGCCGGGGTGGGCCGACCGGACCGGCCGGTGGTGGCCTTCGAGGGCGACGGCAGCCTGCTCACCGGCCTCGGTGAGCTGGACACGCTGGCCCGGGTCGGTGCGCCGGTGCTGCTGGTGGTCCTCGACGACGGTGGCTACGGCGCGGAGGTGCGCAAGTTCGCCCCGCGCGGGGTCGACCCGGCGCTGGCCCGGTTCCCGGCCCGGGACCTGGCGGCGGTGGCCCGGTCCCTGGGCGTACCGGCCTGGACGGTCACCGACGAGGCGGGCGCCGAGGCGGCCCTCGACGCGGCGCTGCCGGTGACCGGGCCGGCGGTGCTGCACGTGCGGGTCCTGCCCGAGGTCACCCAGGAGCGGTTCTGA
- a CDS encoding enoyl-CoA hydratase/isomerase family protein yields the protein MTDAHRAEESVLLHRDGRLARVTLNRPARRNSFDLAMLARFEDVMHELSRDDGTEVVLLTGAGTAFCAGTDLHELATLDARATMSVQRRTAELVERWYRLEQSTVAAFNGPAIGSGAVLGLASDLRVAADTCFATFPEVGFGIPLTWSGMAILADLVGADLAKRWLLLGERIPADELRDLRLVTEVVDPGRLAAAATGLAERLLATSAVGRSMTKRAARLAGPRFEAAANDSYLGALSVALRPAGDYLARDAR from the coding sequence ATGACCGACGCCCACCGTGCCGAGGAGTCCGTGCTGCTGCACCGCGACGGCCGACTCGCCCGGGTGACGCTCAACCGGCCCGCCCGGCGCAACAGCTTCGACCTGGCGATGCTCGCCCGCTTCGAGGACGTGATGCACGAGCTGTCGCGCGACGACGGCACCGAGGTCGTCCTGCTCACGGGCGCCGGCACCGCGTTCTGCGCCGGCACCGACCTGCACGAGCTGGCGACCCTCGACGCCCGGGCCACGATGTCCGTGCAGCGCCGCACCGCCGAGCTGGTCGAACGCTGGTACCGGCTGGAGCAGAGCACCGTCGCGGCGTTCAACGGCCCGGCCATCGGCTCCGGGGCGGTGCTCGGCCTGGCCAGCGACCTGCGGGTGGCCGCCGACACCTGCTTCGCGACCTTCCCGGAGGTGGGCTTCGGCATCCCGCTGACCTGGAGCGGCATGGCGATCCTCGCCGACCTCGTCGGCGCCGACCTGGCCAAGCGCTGGCTGCTGCTCGGCGAGCGGATCCCCGCCGACGAGCTGCGCGACCTGCGCCTGGTGACCGAGGTGGTGGACCCGGGGCGGCTCGCCGCCGCGGCGACCGGGCTCGCCGAGCGGCTGCTGGCCACCTCCGCCGTCGGGCGGTCGATGACCAAGCGGGCGGCCCGCCTGGCCGGGCCCCGGTTCGAGGCCGCCGCCAACGACTCCTACCTCGGCGCGCTGAGCGTGGCGCTGCGCCCCGCCGGCGACTACCTCGCCCGGGATGCCCGGTGA
- the purB gene encoding adenylosuccinate lyase yields MQLGSCFLDSLTVTSFFGNAEMRGVFNDRQLMQSWLDVEAALARGQAKLGVIPSAAAQAITEAARVERLDTAVLAADAADTVHPLVPLVRALTAACPGDAGRYVHLGATTQDVMDTGFVLRARDGLDIVQRQIDELVRALRRLALRHRATPMAARTHGQQALPTTFGLRCAVWQDELQRHRVRLRQLRQRLLVTSMGGAAGTMAGYGPQAFALEQAVAADLGLGVAATPWHATQDRFAECLMVFGLVAASAEKLAREVYFLGRTEVGEAYESQRSTQVGSSTMPHKRNPIRCEAVIAAAGTLRAQVPLALQTMVAQDDRDMGVGMTLWKLLPECFILLGGAMQRLVDVFGDLGVNPDRMRANLDLTGGLVLSEAVMLRLAGPLGREQAHHLVMRIVRDSLDAGRPFAEALRADPEVAAALPPAELAGLLDPLSYVGHAAALVDRALLNSESP; encoded by the coding sequence ATGCAGCTCGGCTCGTGTTTCCTGGACTCGCTCACCGTCACCAGCTTCTTCGGCAACGCCGAGATGCGCGGGGTCTTCAACGACCGGCAGCTCATGCAGTCGTGGCTCGACGTCGAGGCCGCCCTCGCCCGGGGGCAGGCGAAACTGGGCGTCATCCCGTCCGCCGCCGCGCAGGCCATCACCGAGGCCGCCCGCGTCGAGCGGCTCGACACGGCGGTGCTCGCCGCCGACGCCGCCGACACCGTGCACCCCCTCGTGCCGCTGGTGCGGGCGCTCACCGCCGCCTGCCCGGGCGACGCCGGCCGCTACGTCCACCTCGGCGCCACCACCCAGGACGTGATGGACACCGGCTTCGTCCTGCGGGCCCGCGACGGCCTGGACATCGTGCAGCGGCAAATCGACGAGCTGGTACGCGCGCTGCGCCGGCTGGCGCTGCGCCACCGCGCCACCCCGATGGCCGCCCGCACCCACGGGCAGCAGGCGCTGCCGACCACCTTCGGCCTGCGCTGCGCGGTGTGGCAGGACGAGCTGCAACGCCACCGCGTCCGGCTGCGGCAACTGCGCCAGCGGCTGCTCGTGACGAGCATGGGCGGCGCGGCCGGCACGATGGCCGGCTACGGCCCGCAGGCGTTCGCGCTGGAGCAGGCCGTCGCCGCCGACCTGGGGCTCGGCGTCGCCGCCACCCCGTGGCACGCCACCCAGGACCGCTTCGCCGAGTGCCTGATGGTCTTCGGCCTCGTCGCGGCCAGCGCCGAGAAGCTGGCCCGGGAGGTCTACTTCCTCGGCCGCACCGAGGTCGGCGAGGCGTACGAGTCGCAGCGGTCCACCCAGGTCGGCAGCAGCACGATGCCCCACAAACGCAACCCGATCCGCTGCGAGGCGGTGATCGCCGCCGCCGGCACCCTGCGGGCCCAGGTGCCCCTGGCGTTGCAGACCATGGTCGCCCAGGACGACCGGGACATGGGCGTCGGCATGACGCTGTGGAAGCTGCTGCCGGAGTGCTTCATCCTGCTCGGCGGCGCGATGCAGCGACTGGTCGACGTCTTCGGCGACCTCGGCGTCAACCCCGACCGGATGCGCGCCAACCTCGACCTCACCGGCGGGCTCGTGCTCTCCGAGGCGGTGATGCTGCGCCTGGCCGGCCCGCTCGGCCGGGAACAGGCCCACCACCTGGTCATGCGGATCGTCCGCGACAGCCTCGATGCGGGCCGCCCGTTCGCCGAGGCGCTGCGCGCCGACCCCGAGGTGGCCGCCGCCCTGCCCCCGGCGGAACTCGCCGGCCTGCTGGACCCCCTGTCGTACGTCGGCCACGCCGCCGCGCTGGTCGACCGCGCCCTACTCAACTCGGAGTCACCATGA
- a CDS encoding class I adenylate-forming enzyme family protein, with protein sequence MIPPALDLTVLERAARQPDRALYVFDDPGRPVTTGEFADLAGRAAAVLAAQGVGRGDRIAVWAENGLAWLVLLAAAAWRGAALTTLHPGLTGPELTSALARARPRRLFAAERVRDRPGPPTVTEALAGLPPGERPDGWHVLGADLGAAALAGLPGWDDPVPPPVGDPDAACNIQFTSGSTGPAKMVSLSAANLLTNAAWTAEAARLRPDDRIASPLPLAHAAGLGSGAMLALVTGALWVSTRRFRTEPVLDQIERHACTVVQAVPTMASMLCDRVEQDPGRWNLSSLRVGFLGGATCAPALVTRTRRALDLERVAVVYGQTEAGPTISLDPGDGTCGAPGSTVGRVLPALEATVVDPATRTPLPAGQVGELLVRGESVTRGYADDPFTTAAAITSDGWLRTGDLGALTGEKVLTLAGRIKELIIRGGENVHPAEVEAVLADDPAVARVCVLGVPSPRWGEEVAALVVTVPGGRCDVDRLTRTATQRLARHKVPTLIRTVADLPLLPSGKVDRRAARDLLVAPGEER encoded by the coding sequence GTGATCCCGCCAGCGCTCGACCTCACCGTGCTGGAGCGCGCCGCCCGGCAGCCGGACCGCGCCCTGTACGTCTTCGACGACCCGGGGCGGCCCGTGACGACGGGGGAGTTCGCCGACCTCGCCGGCCGGGCGGCGGCCGTCCTGGCGGCCCAAGGCGTCGGCCGTGGCGACCGGATCGCGGTCTGGGCCGAGAACGGGCTGGCCTGGCTGGTGCTGCTGGCCGCCGCGGCCTGGCGGGGCGCCGCCCTGACCACCCTGCACCCCGGCCTCACCGGGCCCGAGCTGACCTCGGCGCTGGCCCGTGCCCGACCACGGCGGCTCTTCGCCGCCGAGCGGGTCCGCGACCGGCCCGGCCCGCCCACCGTCACCGAAGCCCTGGCGGGGCTGCCGCCGGGCGAGCGCCCGGACGGCTGGCACGTCCTCGGCGCGGACCTGGGCGCGGCGGCGCTGGCGGGGCTGCCCGGCTGGGACGACCCGGTCCCGCCGCCCGTCGGCGACCCGGACGCCGCCTGCAACATCCAGTTCACCTCCGGCTCCACCGGCCCGGCCAAGATGGTGTCGCTGAGTGCGGCCAACCTGCTGACCAACGCGGCCTGGACGGCCGAGGCGGCCCGGCTGCGCCCCGACGACCGGATCGCCTCGCCGCTGCCCCTGGCCCACGCGGCGGGGCTCGGCAGCGGGGCGATGCTGGCGCTGGTGACCGGCGCGCTGTGGGTCTCCACCCGCAGGTTCCGCACCGAGCCGGTGCTCGACCAGATCGAGCGGCACGCGTGCACGGTGGTGCAGGCCGTACCCACCATGGCGTCGATGCTCTGCGACCGCGTCGAGCAGGACCCCGGACGTTGGAACCTGTCGTCGTTGCGGGTCGGCTTCCTCGGCGGCGCCACCTGCGCCCCGGCGCTGGTCACCCGCACCCGGCGGGCCCTCGACCTGGAGCGGGTGGCGGTCGTCTACGGCCAGACCGAGGCCGGCCCGACGATCAGCCTGGACCCCGGCGACGGGACCTGCGGGGCGCCCGGGAGCACCGTCGGACGCGTCCTGCCGGCCCTTGAGGCCACCGTGGTCGACCCGGCCACCCGCACCCCGCTGCCCGCCGGGCAGGTCGGTGAGCTGCTGGTACGCGGAGAGTCGGTCACCCGCGGCTACGCCGACGACCCGTTCACCACCGCCGCCGCGATCACCAGCGACGGCTGGCTGCGCACCGGCGACCTGGGGGCGCTGACCGGCGAGAAGGTCCTCACCCTGGCCGGCCGGATCAAGGAACTGATCATCCGCGGCGGCGAGAACGTGCACCCCGCCGAGGTCGAGGCCGTGCTCGCCGACGACCCGGCCGTGGCCCGGGTGTGCGTCCTCGGCGTGCCGTCGCCGCGCTGGGGGGAGGAGGTCGCGGCCCTGGTCGTGACCGTCCCCGGCGGGCGCTGCGACGTCGACCGGCTCACCCGCACCGCCACGCAACGGCTGGCCCGGCACAAGGTGCCGACCCTGATCCGTACGGTCGCCGACCTGCCGCTGCTGCCGTCGGGGAAGGTCGACCGGCGGGCCGCGCGGGACCTGCTCGTTGCTCCGGGGGAGGAACGCTGA